The genomic region TTCAAGAGCGGCAACTGTACCTTTATTTTATGCTCAAAGGCACATTGTTGTATATGACTGAAAGCCGTAAGCCGATTATAAAAACGCAGCCTAACAGCTTCCTCATGTCCTATTACGATTCGGGCAGGTATTTCGCCTATGCCCAAAAAGGCATGCATATCTGTCTCGTGGTAAGTATTTTGCCTGAATGGATAGAAAGCATGTACCATAACTACCCTAATATCCAAAACGTCCTGCATCGTTTTAATCACGATAACCGCACCTACGACACCATGTACCAATTCAGGATGGACAGGAAGATACACCGATGGCTGTATAAAATATACAGTTATTCACAGACCAATATCGGGGCATTGGATGGCAATCTCCGCAAGTATATCAGCTACCTTCTGGAGCATTACGACACAATGTTAGAAGACCAAAAAGCCGACCTTGCTTATAAAATCAAAGCCTATATCCAGGAACATTATTGTGATAATGCGCTTACCATAAAATTCCTTTCAGAATACTTTTTCGTTACGGAACGTACTTTGCTCAATATCTTCAAACGCCAGTACCACATAAGCGTACAGGATTTTATTACCGAATTGCGCATTTCTCACGCCTTGTTCCTCATCGAAAAACAAGGGAAAGCTATAAAAGACGTATATATGGAAGTTGGCTACACCAATGAACGTCCATTTCGTACTGCTTTAGAGCAATACCTGAAACGCAGGTAACGGAATTTCCCCGAAATTGATAAAATCGGAAAATTTCTTACACAAAGTTGCTCAATATTTACCGATTTTGTCTTTCACACGCTTACGGCTTTGATGAACTTTGTATCAAAGGATGGTGATAACCATCATTAAGATACAAAGACAATGGAAACAGCAGCTACATATCAAAACCAAATCAAAAGAAAACGGATAACACTCAATGTCGTTATTATTCTTTTGCTGCTTCTTTGGATACCCGTAGGCATCGATAAAATAACAGACTTTACAGCGTTTAAAGGAGGCATTCTCCGCCAACCTTTTTCAGATAGCATAGGATATATCCTAATATACTCGCTCCCGGCATTGGAGTTAATAACAGTGCTGGCATTGGTAATGGAAAAGTATCGCAAAGCAGGTCTAATACTATCTACCGTATTAATGACCGCTTTTACAGCATATATCGCTGTGGCTCTTATGGGTGCATGGGAAAAATTACCATGCGGGTGTGGTTCGGTGATAAGTGGTATGAACTGGACACAGCATTTTTTCTTTAATCTCTTTTTCCTTTCCCTAAGCATTTTGGGGCTTTACTTATGGCATAAATTACGAGGTAGCAACGCCGGAGGCGAAGCTACCGAGGGCGCGTCTGCCAAAAGACATATAAAAAAGTATTTTTTAACATCAAAATTTTAAAGCGATGAAAAAATTAAAAATGAACCTATTTGCTGTAGTAGCAATAGCCATTGCAGCTGTAACCATGTCGTTTACCGTGATGAAAAACGCCAGTTTTGCAGGAGAAAAATGGTTTGAGTACACTGATGAAACCGGAGATGGAAATCCCAACAATCCTGAAAATTATATACTCACGCCAAGTGATGGCGCTAATCCGCCTACGTGTCCTGAAGGAAGTGACGAAATCTGTGCGGTTAAGGCTCAACCTGTGATGATTGGTGGTGAAGAACATCCCAATTTAGGTACTGTTATTGACGACAGAGAAAGAAAGCTGCAATAGCTTTTTCAGTAAATAATTTGAAAGAGTGTGAACAAGGATTATCCCATGTTCACACTCTATTTAGAGAATACTTTCGTTAATTAGATTTAATCATCCAAAGGAAAAGACCATTTCTTCAACCTCAAAATTTTAAAATGATGAAAAAAATAAAAAATAACCTATTTGCACTGGCAGCGGTAACCATTGCATCTGTAACAATGTCCTTTTCGGTAATGAAAAACGCCAGTCTTGCTGGAGAAAAATGGTTTGCCTATACAGATGAAACGGGAGATGGTAACATCTCCAACCCAGAAAATTTCGCACTTGTTAATGAAAATGGTAGTACAGCACCTCCGTGTATAACGGGAAATGATATATTGTGTGCTATTAAGGCAAAACCACTCATTGGAGATACTGAACACCCTGATATGAATACAGTTATTTCGTCTATATATACAAGGATAGAATAATAATTATTAGCGGTATTATGCTGAACCTTGTTACCGCTCGTTTTGTTGCATACCGTTGTTAAGTATCACACTATTGGGTATGGGAAAGACATACTTTGGACTGTTTGGCTCTAATGTATAAATCTTTCCATCAATATTTCTTGTTATCGTTTTTGAAAAACGGCTGTCCTTGTTCAATCGTCTTAAATCCGACCACCGTAATCCCCGCCATATTAATTCCTTTCTTCGCTCATCCAAGATAAACCTTAATACAGTTTCATCATTGTCCGAACTGAATGGAATAAATGTGCTGTTATAGCGATTTTTTAATAGTTCGTTTACGGTCTGTAAAGCCGTGGTAATATTTCCTGCTCTTGCTTCACATTCAGCTTTTATCAGATAGATTTCGTTGGTAGAAATTCCGGCAAACCACATTCCTGAATTGCCATCGTAATTTCCCCTAAAGGAATAATAGCCCGCTCTGTTTCTAAAGAAAGCTGTTTTTCTAATATCGTTCGATTCATAAGACTTATATAGGTTGCTATCAATTCTTCCATAGGTAATGCTCATCACCATACGCCCAAAATCGTTAGCATGAAAAATTATTTCTTCATTATAGCGAGGTATCGGGAATGAGGTTGCCGACCCCATTGTTAATGTATTGTAATCAAGTAAAGCATCTGAATAGCTTAAACAAGTGTCTGCGTAAGATAGTGCTTTATCATAGTCTTCCATTGATAAGTATATGCGGGCTAACAGTCCATAGACAGCCTGCTTCGTTGGTGTTGTTTTATATGGGCTATTGACGGATAAAAGTATAACAGCCCTGTTCAAGTCATTGGTAATTTTAGTATAAGTTTCTTCAACCGATGACCTTATAGATTTCTCACCAATATCAGATTTTAACCTTAGTGGAATACCTAAGTCTGTTTGTGCCGTATTTTTCTCATAAGGTTTTGCCCAAAGCTGGGCAACATTGTAAAATGCAAAGGAGCGGAAAAACAAAGCCTCTCCCTCAATTTGGTTTTTTTCTACCGGAACAGGTTCAATTTTCTCCAACTGCTCCAAAATCAAATTGCATGAGTAGATTGCTGCATACATCATCGACCATTCGTTGGTTTCATCATCGTTAAATACATCATCATTCCATGTATAGATGTTTTTTGCTGTTAATGAAGTGAATCTATTCAAATTTTCTGTTTGTACAAATTGATTATCCGTAGCACCATCCTGAATTGAGGGATACCAGCTATTCATTCTCGATGTGTTATACAATAATGCTCTAAGGTCTGCAACCGTGGTCGGTACGACAAGCGATTTATCCGGTTTAACGTCCAAATATTTTTCACATCCTGAAAATGTGATTATTGTAATCAGTAATATTATTATATATCGTGTCATAGTTTCTAAATTTTAAAAGCCTGCTCTTAAACCAAATGAAAAAGTTCTTAGTGGTGATAAATCTCCAAATTCCGGGTCGACGTTATGTTTATCCGCTTTCCATATCGTCCCTAAATTGGTAGCGTACATCAATACCTCCAATCTTTTCAGTTTCCATTTGTTTTCCAATGATTTAATTTGGTAACTAAGGTTGATGTCCTGTAAGCGTATATTGTCTCCCTTTGAAATCAGCACTTCGGCACGTGGATAAAAATAGCCATCCCGATTGTTATTATTCGGATAGACCATTGACGGAATCTGTGTGGTGACTTCATCACCCGGCTTTTGCCATCTTAGACTAAAATCCGAATGCGAACCTGTGCCATTGAATATTGCGTTATAGTACACGCTGTTTCTCCTGAAATAGAACCCTAATTTATAGCTGATATTGAATGAAAGACTTAACCCTTTCCATGAGAACGTATTTCTTAAAGCACCGAAATGTGTAGGAGTGGCGGAGCCATAATAAATCAGTTCTTCTGGTGTGGTTTCGTTGCGGATGGCTGCATAATCTTTGCTTACTTCGCCATGAAGGTAGCCCATAGGGTCGCCTGTTTCGGGGTCAAGACCAGCCCATCGAAATGCAAAAATAGAATAGGCGGGTTTTCCAATGATGGGCGAAATAACCAATCCGCTATTAAGATAATTATTGAGGTCTCTTGTCTCGGCAAGATATTCCGTTATTTTAGTTTTTACGGTACTGTACAGCAAGTCTGTCCGCCATTCAAATGCTTTACGGATATTGACACTATGCAATTGTATATCTATTCCGTTTCCGGTCATGGAAGCCGAATTTCCAAGATAAGTGAACCCTCGGCTACTTAAGGAACCTATTGCACCTGTGGTTTGGTCGATAGGCATATAACCAATAAGGTCGGTATTTTTCTTGTGATAGTATTCAAATGTACCGCTTAAACGTTGTTTTAAAACAGCAAAGTCAAACCCTACATTGAACTGCCCGTTCTTTTCCCAACGAAGATTTTCGTTCGGTGGATTAACTAATACACCATAAGGCGTATTTATTAAATTTCCACCATTGTAATAACGCATTGTGGGCAGAGCCGAAACATTGCGATTGAGGTTACCGCTATAACCGAAAGTCGTCCTTAGCTTCAACAGGTCAAGCCATGTAATATTGATAAACCGTTCATTCGTCAGATGCCAGCTACCACCAACCGACCAAAGTGGGGTAAACCGTTGATTGCTCCTTACTCCAAACAGATTTGAGCCATCTTGTCTTGCACTAATGTTAAGATTATAGCGGTTATCAAACGTATAAGCCCAATTGGTAAAAAAGGATATAAACCTATCGTTAGTTTCGGATGTAAAATATGGATTTGGAATTTTTGCAATTCCACCTGTGGGACTGTACAAAGTATAATCAGTATCGTAATTAACTGCGATAGTCGTCAAAATATGGGGATTATAACCATATTGTGTAGACTGTGTTAGAGTGGTGTTTGCCTGACGAGCCTCTGCTCCAGCAAGACCTGTTAGCTGGTGTTTATCCCAAGTTTTGGAGTAATTCAGTTGTAAACGGAGAGATTGCGACGTGAAGCTGTTTGTTGATTCATTTAAGATATCGCCCAAAGGTATTGGGCGGAATAACGCTCCATCCGTACCAACCTGTGTATAGGTATTTATCCTATCACGGGTATAATAGGATGCCATGCTCCGTATATCTTTTCCTGCTCCCTGTGCGTTTTCATATTGGTATTTGATTTCTACAATCAGCCCTTTGCCAATGTCATAATTCAGCCCTGTATTCAATATCAGGCTGTTTGTTTTCTGCTTATTGTTGATGAGGTTTATTTCGTCCAATGGACGATACGTCCAATCTAATAATCCATTTTGTTTTGTTTCCTGAATATAGTTTGACCGATAATATCGGTCTATTGGTAAAGCGTTTCCATTTTCGTCCGCAATACGGGCATAAGGTAACGAAGAAAAATTGGTAGGTCTTCCTGCGTTTGTGAAGGTATGGGTAAAAAACAAGGCGGCATCCCAACTCAATTTTTTGGAAAGTCGAAACGTATTGTCAGAACGTAGATTATACCGTTTATAACCTCCATCGGTGGTGCTGGTATTGTCATCATAGCCACCAGAAAGATAATAGCTTACATTTTCGCTCTGCCCACTCACGTTTAGGGAATATTGCTGGTTTAGCCCTTTCCTGTAAACGTATTTATTCAATTCCCGACGTATATCGTATTGCGCTAATTCGTTCAGCCCTTGTTGCAATGCGGCATCGGTTAGTAACCCGTGTTTATTTTTATACATTAATTCCACTGCGGGGGATAATGGCACGTAGCCTAACTGCTCATTGGCATCGTAAAAGTTATTGTCAAAAAGCATTTTTTCGACACCTATATAATCCGCAGAAGACATATAAGGCAGTTGCATCATATCCGGCTTTTGAATAAGAGTCATATTGCTGTTAAACGATATGGCAGGCGGCTGGTTCCGTTTGGCTTTCTTGGTCGTTATAACGATTACACCGTTTCCGGCTCTTACGCCCCATATAGAGGCTGCGGTTGCATCCTTTAGAATGGTAATATCTTCCACATCGTTCGGGTTAATATCATTTATATTGCCCTCGTAGGGAAAATTATTCAGTATGATTAATGGTTTCGTATTGGAAAAAATAGTGCTTAGACCTCGTATGCTCAAATTGTTACTGCCTACACCGGGTCTGTTATCAAACATTGCTGAACTGGCAATACCGTCCAACCTGCTCAATACATCGGTAGAGATTTGACGATTAAACAATTCGTTGTCGATATGGTCAAATGACCCTGTGGCTCTTTCTTTGGGTATTTTTTGAATACCCGTGGATACCACTACTTCGCTTAAAGTATTGCTTGCCGGATTTAGGTGCACCGTCAATGGGTTTTGTGGAGCAGCAGAAAGGACAAATGTCGTATCTGCTAATCCAATGTAACTAACACTAACTGCTAAAGGGAATGCTTTATTTGTAAATTCAAAATTTCCGTCTTCATCAGTTTGTACGGTGTTATTCTGACTGCGGTTCAACAATTTGACCGTAGCACCTGCTACGGGCTGACCATTTTCATTATTGACTACCTTACCCCGAATGTTGGATATGTTTTGGGCAATGGTATTGGTAACTGAAAAAAGTATGAGTAAAAAAGTAATTGTTCGTTTCATTGAGTAGTTTGGTTTATAGTTCAGAAATGACAAAAAAATCCAGCACTCTTTCATCTTCCACGATGGCAATACCGAATGGTTTAAGTTGCCTGTTAACAGCTTCCACATCCTCAATAGCATGTGCTATTTTTGGGATGGCTATTTTTTGGTCAGTAAAATCATTTACAACAGGAATATGCTGTATATCTTTATTGGTCTTGTTTACCCAAGCCGAAAGGTATTGTAAGCCGTCTTCGGGTTTATTGGGGATTATTGTCGTTTTCCCTATAATCTTAATGGTATAGCATTTTGTATTACGTTTTTCCATACGCCCATTTATGCCAAAGTGATAATTGAGGTCAGCCTGTACTTTTTGGGGAAAGTGCTTCAATACTGACAATGGGGCAATCCATTCGTAGCAATACTTATCCTGTAAAAACCTTTTCTCCGAAACAGAAAATGGTTCCTTCAACTCCAGCTTTGTCCGGTTAGGTGGCATTGTTAGCAATTCTCTAAATGCAAGTTCGTACATACGGCGGATGTCAGCATTGGTAGATAGTACCCGAAAGGTGCTCTCTTTTTCGTTCACTTTTGGTAGAGCATTTGAACGAGGAATGCCTTCTATGGCTAACGTAATAATACTTCTGCTAACAAAAAAATCCCCGTCAGCACCATTATTATTAAGCAGTAATGGACGTGTGTCATCATAGGTAAGGTTGTCCTTTTTCTGTGCAATGCTATTTGCATTGCCTTTCAATGCCGAAGTAATATTTTCCTTTGTTACATCAGATGAGTGTGTAATAGCTTGTACTTCGCCGGATTTGCTAATCCATACCTCATGCGGCAACATGGTGTAAGGGAAATGGAATTTATATGTATTGTCATCGGTAACTGAAAACAAGTTTAATCGGGAAAGTACTCGATTCTTCTTTAAGAATGCTTTTATTTCGTTGGCTTTCTGGTCTGTCATCGGTAAAATGATAACATCGTCTTTAAACTCCTTTTCCAGTTCGTGAAGTCTTGGCAATGCAGCTACACAAGTACCGCACCACGTACTCCAAAAATCCAATATTATCAGCTTGCCTTTGTAATCGGCAAGGGTGATGTTTTTTTTGTCCTGCGGGTGGTTCACCACCTGCAAAGGTGTGTTCCAAAGAGCATCAGGGATTTGGTCGCCGATGTTTAAAGCGGTGATGTTTTGGTTGTTTGCAGTCCCGACTTCTCGGGACTGCGGACGGGCTATGCCGACACCAAACAACATGAAACAAATTAGAATTAGGAAGTGCCTGCCGCCCGTTACCAGTTCCGGGTTATGGCAGGCTATAAAAATCGTTATCCTATTACGAATAAGTTTATTCGCCATTGGGTTTATAAATTATGGTTATTGGGAAATGATTAATTGCTCCGAGTATGGTTGCAGGACGTGCTAATCCGGGCTTTTGATGATGCAGCGGAGGCTGAATTTCTTTGAGAAGAACAAAACATCGCTTTTTATCCCTCCCGTTGGGGAAAGGAAGTAATATTGTTTATAATTGTTTGTCAATCTTCTCACTATTAGTTATTTGTTCCAAATAACGTTGAAATGGAGATTTTTTTGAAGTAATTTTGGTTGTCTATTATGCTTTTTTGGTTGTCTTTTATTATATTTACGCTATCAAATGACAATGAAATATGCAAGAGGAAGACAAAGTACACGTTTTGGAAACGCTGGAAGAAAACCATCAGGGCAGAAATGCGCAGCGTATCCGTATTTACTTGGGCATTAAGCAAGAAGTGCTTGCTAATGAATTGGGTATGAGCCAGCCACAAATTTCTGCCATAGAACGGGAAGCTGTTTTAGAGCCGGAAATGTTGGAACGATTTGCTTTTGCATTAGGCGTAACCCCTGACCTCATTAAGAAATTTGATGTGGAACGAGCTATTTATAATATCAACAGTTATAAAGATAGTACTGTTCAACATGGTGAGAATAGTACGCAGAATATTAATCCGTTAGATAAAGTAGTCGAGTTATACGAACGGTTGTTGCAAAGTGAGCGGGAGAAACTGGAATTATTTATAAACCAAAAAAATCATTCGTAAAATAACAATGGAAAAAGAAAAAGAAACCGTGTATTTGGAGGGGAAAAACCACATGGGTATAAAAATTGGCAGTGCAAGGCGATTGGTAGGTATTACGCAAAAGGATTTGGCAGAGCGTATGGGTGTGACCAAGCAAGCTGTATCTAAATTGGAACAAACCGAGAACGTGGATGACGAACGATTGGAAAAAGTAGCTATTGCGCTTGGCGTAAGCGTAGAGGGTTTGAAGAAATTTGATGTGGGGCAGGTTCTTTACCATACTAATAATTTTTACGAAAAGGTTGAACCGACAAATGGTGCTATGGTTGGTACAGTAAGAATTGAAAATAATCATCAGTTTTCAATTGAGCAGGCAACCAAGCTGTTTGAAGAATTATTGAGAATGGAACGGGAACATTTTCAGAAAGCAAAAGATAAGAAATAACTAAAGTATCTTTTAAAGCATAACGATAGATTCAGGCTTCCCTCGTAACCAAGAAGCGAAGAATTTTAAAAGAAACGGCGGATCTGCAAGTCCGCCGTTTCTCTTTCTATCGCTGTCATTATTTTTCCTCCTGCTCATCCATTTTCTTAATAAGGTTATCCCGCAGTGCATCAAGGAATTTGGTACGGTTTCGTTTCCGGTTGCGTATTTCGAGATAGGTATGGTAAAAGTTTCCCAAATCAATATTAAAGGCATTTTCAAAATATTCCGCTATCAACCTAATATCCGTATTGCCATTATCGAGAACGCTTTGGTAGTATAGGGAGTAAATGAGTTCTGTCAAAGCAGCTTTACTACCTGTCCAGTTCAGCCCCGAAATAGCAGTTCGTTTTATAAACAAACGCTTGTAGGTGCAGTAAAGCTGGTCTTCGAGATACACCTGTATCAAATCATTCGCCATTATCTTGGCTACCTTATAATCGTGGGAAGTAGAAAAAGATTGGTCGGACTGAAAATAATAGGTATCCAGCCACAGTTTTATATCGTGCTTGCCCCGAACAAACATTTTCTCGTCAAGAAACGAGTTGTTGCTTCGGTAATATTTATAAAAATCAATGTTATTGTCGAAAAACCTTTTTAGCTTCTTCAATTCTTTTTTAAGATATTTTCTAATGCGCTTAGCCCCGTAGGGCTTCCTCGTCTCGATTTTGTAAATGGCATTATAATAAATCAATTTTGAAACAATGACTGGCTTTTGATATTTAAAAAATCGGATTTCTTCATCAACATTTGTAAATCCTCGTTTCAAAACATAATCTTTAATTTCGGACAGACATTCCACAATCCGGTATATAATGGCTTCTGTCCGTTGTACCGGGTTATCGTTTTCAATCTCCAGTTCTTGGATTTCTGTTTCCAATTTAAGATATGTTTCATTGTAAAATTTATCCATTCGTTTCATTTTGATAAATATGATACTGATTAATATAGAAATGCTAATACTGCTCGTATTAGCCCATGCAACTACATGAAAGAACAACCAGTATGATGCTGGTGGTGGAACTGTTGTATTGTCTGATGGGTTGTAGTATGATGCAGGTTAATCCAAACGAATTATACCCCGCATCACCCACTGTATTTTGCCGTAATTTTACGGTTTGCAGTTTACAACCATCCGGTATTTTATTTTAATATGTCAATGCAAGCCCTACACCAAATCCCATATCACTATCATAGTGGGTACGTATACCTATATTTTTATTGATGATATACCTAAGCTCCCCCATATATTCTAAGTCGGTATTTACCATGAAGCCACCTCTTAATCTTTTTGAAATTGGAATATCTTCGCGCATTAACTGCAATCTTACAATTCCATCGTGATATACTTCTGCCTGGAAATTGACCAGCATAGGTAACGTATACATAAACCCTAAACTGAACGCCTTGCGGGTGTCTTTCTTGTTGGTTTGTCCAAATATGTTCTTTTCGTGCTCATCTTCTCCCATTTTCCGGTAACGAAAATCAAAACCTACAAAGGGCATGAACCATTGCATCTTTCCAATGTATCTACCTAAGTGAGTTTCTACTTCATACCCGTGCATACTATTATAGCCTAAGCGCCATTCTGTTCCTAATTGATAGCGTGCATTCATTAGCATAGCTTCTCCATCATTACCATTGGTTGCAAAATCGTTTTGTGCCATAAAATGGGGCATATTACTTTCTCTTTGCAATTCTTTATAGGCTTTTGCCTTGTCAGGTAAATAGGGGTTATTGTAGTCTCCAACTTCAAACACCCTGTTCATTCCCGCCATCATGTGATATAATATATGGCAATGAAAGAACCAATCACCTTCCTCATTTGCTAAAAACTCAATGGTATCCGTTTCCATAGGCATGATATCCAACACATTTTTAAGCGGCGATTTTTCGCCTTTTCCGTTTATCACCCTAAAATCAAATCCGTGAAGATGCATAGGATGCCGCATCATCGAATTATTATAAATGGTAATCCGTAGGATTTCTCCTTTTTTTACAGGTATTTTGTCCGTTTCCGAAAGTATTTTATTATCCATGCTCCATACATAGCGGTTCATGTTGCCAGTAAGTGTGAACTTCAACTCTTTTACAGGCGCATCTTTTGGAAGGGAGGTGTTGTAAGGCGATTGCAACATAGCATAATTTAATGTTTTGATGTCTCCCAAGGCATTAGCGTTGTAACGGTTAGGGTCGTCATCCATGTTCATACCTTCATGCTTGCTGTGGTCTGATTTCTTTGCTGCATCTCCGGTAATTTCGGGATACATCACTACATTCATGTCCATTTGGTTCAGGCTCATCTTCATGCCCATATCGTCCAAATCGCCATTCATTTTCATCATATCGTTCATCATCTTCATCCCCTCGAAATACTTCAATCGTGGGAGCGGGGAAATAAGCTGTTTGACCCCATCACCTATAAAGTAGCTTGCTGATTGTGTTCTGTCCTCGGTTGTTGCTAAAAACTCATATGCTAACCCATCTTGAGGGATAGTCACTACAATATCGTAAGTTTCAGAAACTGCAATGATTAATCTATCCACTTCTACAGGCTCAACATCATTTCCATCATTCGCTACTACTGTAATTTTCCCTCCAGCATATCTTAGCCAGAAATACGAAGACGCCCCGCCATTGGAAACGCGTAATCTGACTTTGTCACCTGCTTTTAGCTTTTTACCACCAATTGTTTTCAAATCGGTGCTATGGCTACCATTTATTAGGATTTTATCATAGTAAACATCACTGACATCCATCGCCAGCATCCGTTTCCACTCATTTTTTACCTTTACGCCTAATTTTCCCTCCTTAATAGCTTCAACGTACGATTGCGTAGCACCTTTCTTAATGGCCGCCCAATCATTTGCATTGTGTAGCATACGGTTGATGTTATCCGGGTTAAGATTTGTCCACTCACTTAATATAATCGGGACGGTCGGCAAATCGTCAATTCCTTTTCTAAAGGTTTTATCGTCGCCTCTTTTTTTCATGATAAAACTACCGTACATGCCTATCTGCTCCTGCAAGCCTGAGTGCGAATGATACCAGTGCGTGCCATGCTGGATAATCGGAAAACGGTAGGTGTAGGTTGTACCCGGTGCGATGGGCTTTTGCGTAAGCCAGGGCACACCGTCTTCTTTATTGGGCAGGAACACACCATGCCAGTGCAGTGATGTGCTTTCTTTCAATTGGTTGTGCACCACTATTTCGGCAGTGTCGCCCTCGGTAAAGGTAAGGGTGGGCATGGGGATTTGCCCGTTTACGGCAATCGCCCTTTTTTGCTTACCTGCATAGTTGACAAGTGTATCTTTTACATACAGCTCGTAATGCACTACTCTCTGTGCAAACAGCGTTTGCGTGCAAAGCAGCATCAGCACTGTTTGCAATATTCTTATGGGTATTTTTTTATATCTGTTCATTCGTTGAAAAATTTTATTTAATGCTGTCTTCCATTGTGCCAAACCACGCTATCAAAACCTGCTTATCCTCCGGTGACAATACTGCATTACGATGAATTAGCGTATATGACGACAATGGCATTTCCCCGTCCTTAACCTGCCCGGCCATAGCCCTGAACTTGTTTCGCTGCCTGCGGACAGAATAGTCGCCAAATTCGCTAAAGTTGAGTTCCTCTTTCCCCTTTTTTATATGCTCTGCCATGTACCATGCGCCGGGCTGGATACGGCTGTACCACGGATAATGGGTATTGTTGCTATGGCAGTCATAACAGGACTGAACAAGGATAGCCTTTACATTTTGGGGTACGGTGTACACCCTTTCGATATGGGTGGCTGGCACTTCAACCGCCTGGTTCCGTAAGGGCTGAAAGAACTGTATGGCAATCAGGACGACAGCCAGCCCCAATATGATTTTCTTCTTTATGGTCATAATTATTTTATTGTGGCTTCATCTTTTTGTGTCTACTGTTTTTTCACATACTTGGCATAATTCTCCTTGTTTTCAAAATAAGAAACTTCACCGTTATTTCCTGTCACAGCAATCACCGCATTAGCTTTGTCTACCTGCTTATGGGAATAGGGGTCTATCGCCATCCGCACGGTCGCATCTTTTGGAATACGTTCCTTACACATTTCGCAACATCCGTAATAGGTTTTACCATCAAATTTTACGTCAAACTGCCTTTTGCCCATATAGGCATCGTTGACCATGCAGACTTCATCCGATGGAA from Sphingobacterium sp. BN32 harbors:
- a CDS encoding TlpA disulfide reductase family protein codes for the protein MANKLIRNRITIFIACHNPELVTGGRHFLILICFMLFGVGIARPQSREVGTANNQNITALNIGDQIPDALWNTPLQVVNHPQDKKNITLADYKGKLIILDFWSTWCGTCVAALPRLHELEKEFKDDVIILPMTDQKANEIKAFLKKNRVLSRLNLFSVTDDNTYKFHFPYTMLPHEVWISKSGEVQAITHSSDVTKENITSALKGNANSIAQKKDNLTYDDTRPLLLNNNGADGDFFVSRSIITLAIEGIPRSNALPKVNEKESTFRVLSTNADIRRMYELAFRELLTMPPNRTKLELKEPFSVSEKRFLQDKYCYEWIAPLSVLKHFPQKVQADLNYHFGINGRMEKRNTKCYTIKIIGKTTIIPNKPEDGLQYLSAWVNKTNKDIQHIPVVNDFTDQKIAIPKIAHAIEDVEAVNRQLKPFGIAIVEDERVLDFFVISEL
- a CDS encoding helix-turn-helix domain-containing protein, with protein sequence MQEEDKVHVLETLEENHQGRNAQRIRIYLGIKQEVLANELGMSQPQISAIEREAVLEPEMLERFAFALGVTPDLIKKFDVERAIYNINSYKDSTVQHGENSTQNINPLDKVVELYERLLQSEREKLELFINQKNHS
- a CDS encoding helix-turn-helix domain-containing protein, whose product is MEKEKETVYLEGKNHMGIKIGSARRLVGITQKDLAERMGVTKQAVSKLEQTENVDDERLEKVAIALGVSVEGLKKFDVGQVLYHTNNFYEKVEPTNGAMVGTVRIENNHQFSIEQATKLFEELLRMEREHFQKAKDKK
- a CDS encoding RteC domain-containing protein encodes the protein MDKFYNETYLKLETEIQELEIENDNPVQRTEAIIYRIVECLSEIKDYVLKRGFTNVDEEIRFFKYQKPVIVSKLIYYNAIYKIETRKPYGAKRIRKYLKKELKKLKRFFDNNIDFYKYYRSNNSFLDEKMFVRGKHDIKLWLDTYYFQSDQSFSTSHDYKVAKIMANDLIQVYLEDQLYCTYKRLFIKRTAISGLNWTGSKAALTELIYSLYYQSVLDNGNTDIRLIAEYFENAFNIDLGNFYHTYLEIRNRKRNRTKFLDALRDNLIKKMDEQEEK
- a CDS encoding multicopper oxidase family protein; amino-acid sequence: MNRYKKIPIRILQTVLMLLCTQTLFAQRVVHYELYVKDTLVNYAGKQKRAIAVNGQIPMPTLTFTEGDTAEIVVHNQLKESTSLHWHGVFLPNKEDGVPWLTQKPIAPGTTYTYRFPIIQHGTHWYHSHSGLQEQIGMYGSFIMKKRGDDKTFRKGIDDLPTVPIILSEWTNLNPDNINRMLHNANDWAAIKKGATQSYVEAIKEGKLGVKVKNEWKRMLAMDVSDVYYDKILINGSHSTDLKTIGGKKLKAGDKVRLRVSNGGASSYFWLRYAGGKITVVANDGNDVEPVEVDRLIIAVSETYDIVVTIPQDGLAYEFLATTEDRTQSASYFIGDGVKQLISPLPRLKYFEGMKMMNDMMKMNGDLDDMGMKMSLNQMDMNVVMYPEITGDAAKKSDHSKHEGMNMDDDPNRYNANALGDIKTLNYAMLQSPYNTSLPKDAPVKELKFTLTGNMNRYVWSMDNKILSETDKIPVKKGEILRITIYNNSMMRHPMHLHGFDFRVINGKGEKSPLKNVLDIMPMETDTIEFLANEEGDWFFHCHILYHMMAGMNRVFEVGDYNNPYLPDKAKAYKELQRESNMPHFMAQNDFATNGNDGEAMLMNARYQLGTEWRLGYNSMHGYEVETHLGRYIGKMQWFMPFVGFDFRYRKMGEDEHEKNIFGQTNKKDTRKAFSLGFMYTLPMLVNFQAEVYHDGIVRLQLMREDIPISKRLRGGFMVNTDLEYMGELRYIINKNIGIRTHYDSDMGFGVGLALTY
- a CDS encoding heme-binding domain-containing protein, with the translated sequence MPATHIERVYTVPQNVKAILVQSCYDCHSNNTHYPWYSRIQPGAWYMAEHIKKGKEELNFSEFGDYSVRRQRNKFRAMAGQVKDGEMPLSSYTLIHRNAVLSPEDKQVLIAWFGTMEDSIK